ATATAAATATTTTGAAAATTCTTCAGGAGAAAGATCATTGATATTTAATGTATCATTTCTGACGTTATCAGCGATCTCTTTTACTGCGTCAATGATCTCTTGACGAGAACCATAATTAATCATAACGTTTAGAGTAATTTTTTCATTATCTTTAGTTTTTTCTTCGGATCTCTTGATTTTTTCCTGCAATACAGATGACAGCTCATGAATCCTGCCTAAAAACTTAACACGAACATTATTGTTATGTAAATCTTGAACCTGCCTATCAATCTGTGACTCAAAAAGCTTCATGAGAAATAAAACTTCTTTTTCCGGACGCTTCCAATTTTCAGTTGAAAAAACATAAACTGAGAGCACCTTAACCCCAAATTCAGCAGAAAGTTCTACAGTCCTACGAAGTGCATCTATCCCTTTTTTGTGTCCGGCACTCCGTGGCAATCCCCGCTTGCGAGCCCATCGTCCATTGCCATCCATGATCAGAGCAACGTGTCTAGGTACTGTTTTAATTTCCGGTTTATTCATTGCTTAAAACCATAAGCGCATACTCTGGCTGAGTATGCTTTCGTCAATAAATAGTAAGGGTTTGATAAATCAAACCCCTAATCAATTAATTATTCTTCATTCGATGAAATTTATTCAGCTGAAATAGCACTTACCGGGCATGTATCTGAACAAGCACCACAATCAATACAAGCATCGGTTATTTTGTATGCATTTCCATTCTCCACTATAGCATCCTGAGAACATGAACCTGCACATGAACCACAAGCAATACAAGCATCTTCATCAATTTTATACACTGTATATCCTCCTTTATTAAATCTTTATTAAATCTCTTTTAAGTCTTTTTCTTTGGCAATAAGCATATCCTCAATTTTTTTGATATACTTATCAGTTACTTTTTGAATTTGGTCTTGTGCCCGTTTTTTCTCATCTTCGGAAATATTTTTATCTTTTTCCGGTTTCTTCAATTCATCAAGCGCATCTCTTCTGAGATTTCTAACCGCGACTCTTCCCTCTTCTGCGATTCTTTTAACAACTTTATCGAGTTCTCGTCTTCTTTCCTCGGTAAGGTCGGGAATAATCAACCGAATAATATTACCTTCTGTATTTGGCGTCAAGCCTAAATCTGATTTTTGTATAGCCTTTTCAACACTACTGATTGCTCCTCGATCAAAAACCTGCACCGCCACGATTTTAGGTTCGGGAGCAGATAAATTTGCCAATTGCTGTATTGGCACTTGTGAACCGTAATAATCAACCATTATCCTCTTCAGCAGATCGGGATTCGCTCTTCCTGTCCTAACAGATGAAAAGTTCTTAATTAGAGTTTCAAGGGTTTTCTGCATTCTATCTTCTAACCGTTCAAACATTCTCAAACCTCCTTCTTATTATTGCAAACAATTCTGGTACCAACATTTTCACCTAGAATTGCTTTGCAAATATTTCCCGGATGACTCAAGTTAAAAACAACTATCGGGATATTATTATCCATACTTAAGGCTATTGCGGTTGTATCCATAACCTTAAGTTCCTTATTTAATACATCCATATAGGTCAGTTCTTCAAACTTAACCGCATCTTTATGCTTAACCGGATCTTTATCATACACCCCATCCACTTTTGTGGCCTTAAAAATTGCCTCAGCATCTATCTCCGCAGCTCTGAGTGCCGCCGTAGTGTCCGTTGTAAAATAGGGATTCCCTGTGCCTCCGGCAAAAATAACAACTCTCCCTTTTTCCAGATGACGAATCGCCCTTCTTCTAATAAAAACTTCTGCAACATTTCTCATCTCAATACTCGTCTGTACTCTTGTCATAACCGACTCTTTCTCAAGCGCATCCTGAAGAGCCAAAGCATTCATAACCGTAGCCAGCATTCCTGAATAATCTGCCGTGACCCGGTCCATGCCGTTCACACTAGCCGAAATTCCCCGAAATATATTGCCCCCACCAATAACCACGCCAATCTGGACCTTTAATGCGTGGGCTTTTTTAATTTCATTGGCTATATATCTTACAAATTTTGGGTCAATACCATATTGTCTTTCACCTAAAAGCGCTTCACCGCTCAATTTAAGCAATATTCTATTATATTTGCCGCTTCTCATTGTTCAAACACACTCCTACCTTCAGATTCATTCATGTATTATAGCACTAATTATAATCTATCACTGCAAAGATATTTTGTATAGTAACTGCATCAAATGTAATTATCGGAAAGATAAATTATTTCATTATATATAAGATTAGTGTTGTTTTTGAAAGCAAGATATTTTATAATAAAAACATGGTCACTCTGCTAATCGCTGACGATGAAGGATATATACGAGAAGGAATTATTTGGGTCCTTAAGACGAAGGGCTGCACTGTCTTTGAGGCACAAGACGGAAATGAATGTCTTGATATCCTTAAGAAAGAAAAAGTCGATCTGGTTATTCTCGACTTAAAAATGCCAAATAAAAATGGCTGGCAAACGGCACATGAAATCCGAACTATAAAGGGATATGAGACGATCCCGGTACTCGTGTATAGCGGTCATTTGTATGAAGAGGATAATCCGGAAGATATTTTATTGAAACAAAAAGTTAATGAAATACTTGCAAAACCCCTCGATATAAGTAATCTTATGAAATTAATCGGAAAATACGTAAACCTAAGTGAAGATTATTAATCCTGATAATTCTTTTAAAACTTCCACTGAGAATTTTTTGACAATGAAAAATCGTAGTTCGAATAAATAGCGCGCACCGATATGCGCATGTATTATTTATTCAAACTACGATTTTCTTGATTTATGCAACGATTCTATAATTAGTTCTTAATTGTTTATGAGAACTTTTTTTAACACGTCTATTTCTTCCAGGACCGCTCCGGTCCCATAAGCAACACAGGATAACGGATCGTCGGCAATAAAGACTTTCATATCCGTCTCTTGTGAAAGGTATTTATCAAGCCCGGGAAGTAATGCACCACCCCCAGCCAAGATAATGCCTCTATCCATAATATCTGCAGCTAGCTCCGGTGGTGTCTGTTCTAAGGTTATTCTGACCGCATCTACAATGGTGTTAATTGACTCGTAAAGTGAATCCCTTATTTCCGAACTGGACAGAGTAAAGTTCTTTGGAAGTCCGGTAATAAGATCACGACCTCTAATCTCAATGGTTTTTTCGTCTTTTAACGGATACGCTGAACCTATTGCTATTTTTATTGTCTCAGCAGTTCTCTCGCCAATAAGAAGATTATAATTTTTTCGGCAATGCGCAACGATATTTTCATCCATTTCATCACCAGCTATCCGAATCGACCGGGAAACAACAATACCGCCCAAAGCGATAACTGCAACTTCGGTTGTACCTCCACCAATGTCAACTATCATGCTACCGGTAGGTTCAGAGACCGGTAATCGAGCCCCAATAGCAGCAGCCATCGGTTCTTCCACCAGAAAGGCTTCTTTTGCGCCAGCCTGCATAGCCGCATCCAGAACTGCACGTTTCTCTACTCCAGTAATGCCAGAGGGAACCCCGATCACAATTTTTGGCTTTCCAAAAAGAGATTTAGAACTTACTTTCTGAATAAAATGTCTTAGCATCATTTCTGTTACTTCGAAATCAGCGATAACGCCGTCTCTCATCGGACGAACAGCAATAATATTGCCGGGAGTTCTTCCCAACATTCCCTTCGCTTCTTTCCCGATTGCCAATACACGTTTCGTATTCTTTTCTATAGCCACAACCGAAGGCTCTCTCAAAACTATCCCGACACCTTTTTGGAACACCAGTGTATTAGCGGTTCCCAGGTCGATACCTAAATGCTTCGTCCATCTGTCCGTTAAATATTTATGTAAACTCATTTAAGCCTCCCGATATTTTATGACCCTTTAAATTAATAAACAGGTTTATTTATTTTTTATTCTATTCCCCGATACCTAACTGAATTACATCTCTAAAAACATATTCAACAGGCAAACCAACAACATTAGTATATGAACCTTCTATTTTTTTAACTAAGAGCATTCCTTTTTCTTGTATTGCATAAGCTCCAGCCTTATCAAGGTAATCCCCCGAGGACAGATACCAATCAATAAACTCTTCCGGCATATCAAAAAAAGTTACTTCGGTCTTAACACACCTTGTTATATCTTTATTACTTACCGTATCCCTTACAGTATATGCCGTTAGGACATCATGAACCTTACCGCTTAATAACATTAATTTTTTTTTGGCATCTTCTAATGATTTAGGCTTTGTTAAAACGCTCCCATCACAGATGACCACTGTATCTGCAGCAATAATTATACCTTTATGCCGATTACTCACAACCGCTGCTTTCGCAACAGACAACCTGCATATTTCGTTTTCTATAGGTTTTTCTATGCTGATCGACTCATCAATATCGGCAACAATAATTGTAAATGTTAAGCCGGCTTTTAACAGTAGTTCTTTTCTTCTAGGAGACGCTGAAGCTAATACAATGTTTTTATTCTCTAATATAGAAAGCATCATTCCCCATCGATTTAGCTTTTACGATCATTTTTTTAGCTTGATCATATCTATCAAAAGCCCCTATTTGAACTCTCCACATTGATACACTCTTAATAGTAACATTAGAAATATAAACTTCAAAGCCTTGTTGTTTTAGCTTGCTCTCCAGTATTTTTGCATTCTCCTGCTTACCATAGGAACCGGCAATAACCTTAAATTTATTAGATTTTTCTGATAACGTAGCTATTTCATCTTCCTTTTTCCCATCTTTCGGATTAATTTGAATGCTTTTATCTAATTTCAGCAAAGTAGAAACCGCCAAATCAGCTGTTTTTTCTTCTTTAACTTTTACAGCAATATTCTTCTCAGGTTTCATTGCTGATTTAGCGTGGTCAATATGGACCCTTATTTCGGGTTTATTTGCTGGTTTAATTTCCGGCTTTGTTTCTGTAGTATGGACCGTGATCGCCATCGGCTTTCTGACTGGTCTTGGTGCTATTACCTTGATAGGAGTTGAAATTACTGGCTTTGCAGCAATAACTGGTGAAGGAGTAATAGCAGGCTTAGCAGTTGCGGCAACTTGTACAGGTTTAGCTACAGGTCGAATTACCTGGCTAACTGCTTTTGTTTCCACTTTTTTTGTCGGAGTACTTTGGCTTGCCTGTAATAGCGTTGTTGCAGAAACAGCGACTGAGACAGACGTTGATTTGAGCTCTTGTGATAAGGTATTCGCAATAGTCTGGGTCTGGTCTAAAACATTATTAGTATCCATTTTTTCAATTTCATAGAGAACCTTCTCATCCGGTGTTTCCAAATCAGAAAATTCATCCATTTTTACTTTTTCTTCGTTTATCGTCGGCTGCGATATCGATACGGTAAAAACTTTTTTTCCCAAGATGAAACTTCCCCAGAAAACACCAATGCCTGTAGCAACAATAACGAAGACGATCAATACATTTTTTAATACATTTACTTTGGACTCTTGCTGGTCATTTAGTATGGTATTGATTGTGTTTTCATCTTTGGTATCGTCAAAGTCGATATTTTCATCATAACCTTCTTGTAAATTAGCCACTATTTATCCTCCTGGTTTATCTTCCGAACAATTATTTTATTTTAATTTGCTTTATTTTTGGATTTTCGGTTACTTTATCTAAAACATTTTAGTATCATTTTAGCATATATGTTATTCTTATCAAAGATATTTAGTTCCTATTATTTCTTCCATTCATAACAGTGTTTACAAAAAAAAGAAAACTTAAAATCCCATCTTTTCTATTAACGCTCAACATTAAACATTAATAATATGTTGGTTTTTGAGCAGCGTTTTTATGGCCCCGACAAGGTACAGAGAGCCACAAAGAACAAAGATACCATCATTTACGGTATCGTTAATCCATTCCACCACTTCATCTAGCCTAGTCCCGGAAATGATTTTTCCATGGTAGGACAAAGAACGCAATTCGAGCTCCAGATCTTCGGGCAACCAACAGTTTTCATTCGGTATGGCGACGAAACTTACGCTCTCTATCGTATTATTCTTTAACTGTAGCATCTCGTCTAAAATAGGAAGAGGCTCTTTTCTTTTTAATATACCCACAATAAAATTGATATTTTTTCCTGTATATTTTTTATCGATGGCTGTTAGTAAAGCAGCCATACCCAGCTGATTATGTGCCCCATCGATAATCACATTATCAGCTATTACCTCAAATCTTCCCGGGAACGAAAAACTACTCACAAGGCCAGACAGATCTTCCTCGGTCACAAAAACATTATATTTCGACAAAACATACTTCGCTACTTCAACCGCTAACGAAAAATTCTGGTTTTGGTAAGCAACAGATACGCCAGGAATATTATCCGTTTTTACAATACGCATATCAACATAATTATCCTGAGCAATCCGCTCAAGAACACCTAAAACCTCAACTTCCTGTTCAACAGTAAAAACAGGCTTTCCTTTCTTGATAATCCCTGCTTTCTCCATAGCTATTTGCGTAATTGTGTTACCCAGGATATCTTTGTGATCAAAACCGATAGGAGTTATGACCGCGCATTCCGGGTTAACAATATTTGTAGCATCGAACCGACCGCCAAGCCCTACTTCAAAAATTGCATAATCGACTTTCTCTGATAAAAAGAAAATAAAGGACATAAGCGTTAATACTTCGAATTCCGTCAACTCAAGCCCATTTATTTCTTTTGATTTGCTCATATATGCGATTATCTCAGCAAATTTAGTTTGACATATTTCTTGATTATTTATGAGGAATCGTTCAGTATACTCTTCGAGATGCGGGGATAAATACGTTCCGACTTTAAACCCTTTATTTATCAGCAACGTGGATATAGCCTTCGTCGTTGAACCTTTGCCGTTAGTACCTGCAACTAAGACACTTTTGTACCCATTCTGCGGCGAGCCAAGCAACTGTGAGGCGGCAGTAATCCGTTCTAAGCCTGGCTTAATACCAAAATGCTTTCTATTATTCAAAAAAAGGCAGGCTTGTTTATAGTTCATTATAAATTCTAACTTAATATCGTAAGCTGTTTTTCCAGTCTCATATATTGTTCTTTGTAAGTTGCTAATTTCTCCTGCTCTACCAGAACAACCTCTGCAGGGGCTTTATCAACAAAACTCTGATTATTAAGTTTCCCTTCCAAACGGGCGATCTCCTGCTTAATTGATTTATTTTTTTTCTGCAATCGGTCTTTTTCATTCTCTATATTAACGACTCCCTGAGCTTTAATATAGATATCGATCCCACTCGCGGATGTATACAGTAATTTTTGTTTTTCTCCTGACTTATCTGTATAGTTCAATTGAGCCAGTTCAGAGATATAAAGCTGCTGTGCCTCTAATAGTTTCTGCTTATTTTCGTCTTCTACAGAAAAAAAAGTGGCCAGTTTAATTCCTGGAGCGATGCCGGAATCAGCTCTCAGATTTCTAATACTATGGATAACTGAAAATACGATTTCCGCACTATTCTCAACCTCATCGTTAATTAGTTGCCGATTAGCTTCAGGCCATTGATGAATAATTAACGGCTTATCGGTGCCACCTGTTTTTTCGTTAATTATTTTCCATATAACTTCGGTAATAAATGGCATGAAAGGATGAAGAAGAGAAAGTGAACCTTTCAATACTTCCAGGACAATATGCATCGATTCATTTTTTCGTCGCTTACTAAATTCGATATACCAGTCACAAAAATCATTCCAGATAAATTGATACAGTGTCGAACAGGCCATTCCATATTCAAAATTTTCCAATAGCTCGGTTGCCTTCTCAACAGTTCTGTTATATCTGCTCAAAATCCACTTATCAGCCAAATCAAAGGTAGCCGGATCGAGCCCAGCCGGGACTTCTTCAAGCGACATAACAACGTAACGGCTGACATTCCATATTTTGTTGGCAAAGTTCCTACTCGACGCGATTTTATCAGTTGATAGCTTGATGTCCTGGCCTCCGGAAGTAGTAAGATGTGCCAGCGCAAATCGTAAGGCATCAGTTCCATACTCATCCATAACAACCAGCGGATCAATTGCGTTCCCCGTTGATTTGGACATTTTTTTCCCATGAGCATCTCTTACTAATCCATGTACTATAACTTTACTGAAAGGAATATTGTTCATGAACTTAAGGCCCATAACTATCATTCTGCTTACCCAGAACGTAATAATATCGTAGCCGGTTACCAATACGCTGGTAGGATAAAACGTTGCTAAATCACTGGTCTGATCAGGCCATCCCAGTGTGGAAAACGGCCAAAGGGCTGATGAGAACCAGGTATCCAGCACATCGGGGTCCTGGTGGATATTATGGCTTCCACAGTCGCATTCCTTCGGGTCTTCCGTTTCACAAATAACTTTATTACAATCTTCACAATACCATACCGGAATACGATGTCCCCACCATATCTGCCGGCTTATACACCAATCCCGGATATTTTCCATCCAATCGAAATATAATTTATCCCATCTTGCAGGAAGCAGCGCAACCTTACCGGACCGGACCGCGTCGATTGCAGGAGCGGCTAAATTCTTCATAGCTACGAACCATTGTTTTGAAAGATACGGCTCAACGATAGTATGACATCGATAACAATGTCCAACAGAATAAAAATGCTCTTTTACTGAGATAAGATATCCATTTTCTTCCAGATCCTGGACAAGCTGTTTTCGACAAACAAAACGGTCAAGGCCTTGGTACTGTTTGGGCACATTCTCATTCATAATCGCTGATTCATCCATAACTTTGATGAATTCCAGATTATGGCGCTTTCCTATCTCGTAATCGTTCGGGTCATGGGCAGGAGTTACCTTAACGGCACCTGTACCAAATTCGGGATCAACATGGTCATCTGCAATTATCGGGACCTCCCTTCCGCTAAAAGGAATAATAACCATTTTTCCTAAGATACTGCGATATCTTTCATCTTTCGGATTAACAGCAATGGCAGTATCGCCAAACATCGTCTCCGGCCTTGTCGTTGCGATTTCTATATAGCCGTTCCCATCAGCAAACGGATACTTAATATGCCAGAAGCTACCGGTCAAATCTTCATGCTCAACTTCTACATCAGAAAGTGCAGTATGGCATCGCGGACACCAGTTGATAATATAATTGCCCTGGTAAATCAGGCCTTCTTTATATAATGAAACAAATACTTTGCGAACGGCCTTTGAACAGCCGTCATCCATAGTAAAACGCTCATGGTGCCAGTCAACTGAACAGCCAAGTTTACGAAGCTGGGTAGTAATTCTATTTCCATATTCTGCTTTCCAGGACCAGACTTTTTCAACAAACTTTTCACGACCGAGATCATGTCGGGTAGTATGTTCTTTTAATAATTGTTTTTCTACCACATTCTGAGTTGCAATCCCCGCATGGTCAGTACCAGGAATCCAAAGGGCGTTAAAGCCCTTCATCCGCTTATATCGAATGAGGACATCCTGGAGTGTGTTGTTAAGTGCGTGCCCGACGTGAAGTGCCCCGGTAACATTAGGCGGTGGAATAACAATGCAAAAAGGATCACCGGTCCCCCTGGGAGCAAAGCAGTTATTGTCTTCCCATAATTTATAGATTGTTGATTCGTATTCTTGCGGATTATAAGTTTTTTCCATTACAATTCTTTCCCATGTTTGATAGGTAACCATATTTATTTATTGAAAAATTATACCATATCGCCTGGAATAGATGAAGCCGAGGTGCAAAAACTTCAGGGCACATAAAGAAAAATTAACTTTTTTGCAAAAACTTGATATTAAGCTGGCCAATAATACGTGATAATTCTCTATTAATCTCTATATCTGCGGTTTTTAAGTATGTTTCGTTATCTATACGATCGGCTGGAGAGGTAATATCCTTGTTGTGGTTAACCTGTTCAAAATGTTTATTTACCTGTTCTTCCAGATCGAGATTGAGGACCTTCGATAAATATTCTAAATATGCCATATGCACCCTTCTTATCAATATTTCCAGAATGACCGGCTTACCGATAAAGTCATAGGCACCATTTTTCATGGCCGCTTCGACGGTTTCATTGTCATCCTGGCCTGATATCATAATAACCTGGGTTTTGGGATTGATAACAGAAATCTCATTAAGCACATCTAACCCTGAAATACCGGGCATAAAGATATCCAAAAGGACTACCGGATTATGGCTCACCCGAAAGGTCTCAAGCGCTTCTTTTCCATTATGTTTATATTCAACCTTATAGCCATGAGTACTGAGGAACGCAGCCATATTCTTCGCAAAAAACACATCATCGTCAACAATTAACAAATCTTTGTTATTAATCATCTTTTTCATTATAATATCCTTTAATTTACGAGATACCTACGTTAACATACGAAGATAACATATTCCTTATTCCTGTTTCAATTAATTTTAATCTTTCTATTTCTTTTTCGTAATAGTAAACTCGGTTACAACCCTTCTCATCGCTTCAAAAACTTCTTCTTGCAGAAACATTTTGGCTTCCTCGGAGTCTATCCAATCTTTACCTTTCTTCCGGATCTTAACCGCCTCCAGTAATGTAAACTGTTCGTTTTTATCCGTATAATTCACAATCCCGGCAAAGGCCTCATTCTTCGGCTGGTCAACATGGACATCCCCTCGGATAATGATGTCATTATTATCACGATTAAAGACCAGTTCATCTCCGGTAATATACGTTTTTTCTTTGATTGCTTCTTTCGATTCTTTATCTTTTAATTTCTTTTTTGTTTGATCTTTAAGGAGCCATTCTAACGAGGTAAGTTCTATTTTTACATTGCCGTATAAATAGAATTTTTTCTCTTTGCCATTATAAAAAGCCATGTCGCCATATAATATCTTGTTATTCTGGACTACTTTTATATTGTAATTAAAGGTTATGAACTCTTCATCCTTTTTCTTATTGTAAAACATCTCCTGACAGGTGATCTTGGTTTCTTTGCTTCTGATCTCTGCTTTACGGCTATCAGTTGCATTCCGGGAGGGCTCTGCCAGCCAATATAAGGTCACGCCTCCGGTCACGATATTTCTTTCCTCATCCAAATATGAGATAAGCCTGTTTGCGGTGATAACCACATCATCGTTCGAAAGTATAATATTTCCAAAAAACGTAGCCCGGTTCTTCTCGTTTTCGATTTCCGCTCTATCGGCCACTATATCCGTTTTAGCGTTTGTCAGCTTAATATTATTTTCAATATAGGTCATCTTTCTGAAGGAATCGTACTTCAATTGCTCAGCTTCTATTAGTATTTTATCTTGTTTGCTCTTCTCCTCTGCATAAGCACTGGACATAAACAGGGCACTGATACCATTCTCCGCAAAAACACTGTCATACCGAGCATTAGAATATACCTTCTTAGCCTTGAGGTCCTGAAATAAAATTCGGCCATCCAGAGCAAATATCTTGCCGTCAACAATGTCGCTGAGATAGGCTTCGTCGATATCGTCACCTGACCAAGCCGACAAAGCATGTACGCTAAAAACCTTTTTTTTATCATGGAAACCATAAAAATTTATGTTATGAATTTCTACCTTCTTTTGAACGCTAGTGGCATTGTTGATAATATCTTCCTTAATATCAACCATCATCCACAGCAGTAAACTGACAAGGAACATTCCAAGGAAAAAAAACGATAGTCTCTTAATAATTTTCATACGAAACCGTTAATAGCCGGATTTGACAGTAGTTACAACGTGTCATATTAATATTATATATTTTCTCTGTGTAATTGGTAAACCCTAGGGAAATGCTAATCTGATCGCTAACTTAGTAATTATTAGCTACTGCCGGTTACCTAAAATTGAGAAGAAGGCTTATTGACCTTCAGCCCAACCCGGAAAAAATCTACCCGCCCACCATGATATCTTTGATACATACCGTAGGAGAACCAATATACCCATTGCCGGAGAAAAACTCAAGGTCATCCCCGATAAAATATATTTGTTTCAAGAAGTCGAGAAGGTTTCCGGCAATCATAACTCCCTTGACTGCTTTTGTTCGTTCTCCGTCTTCTATCAATATGCCCTGAGCTCCCAGACTGAACTCCCCGGATATCGGGTTAACCATGTGAAGCCCCATGACTTCAAAAATATAAAAACATTTATGAGCCTCTTTCAAAAAAACTTCGGTATTCTTCTCTCCGGGCTGAATATAAATATTGCTGGGAGATATTCCAGGCACCATTTTGTACGAAGAGCGAAAAGCATTCCCCGTGCTCTTACCATTGGCCCGGTTGGCATTCTTACTATCATAAAGATAGGTTTTTAAAATCCCGTCTTCCATGATAACTTTTCGCTTCGTAGGAACCCCTTCATCATCATAATATGCCGAAGCAAGTCCTCCACGATACATTCCATCATCGACAATCGTGAGTAATGGACTGGAAACAGGCTTTCCAAGATTACCTTTCAGTAAAGATTTCCCTTTATAAACCTGCTCCGAATCAAAAAGAGCTGCCATAACACCTAAAAACTGAACAGCAACCGTCGGATCAAGGACAACATCGATCTTCTGGGTAGGCAGAGAAACCGCATCAAGCAGTATCGTCGATCGATAGGCCGCCTTTTGCCCGATATTAACTGGATTAAACTGAACCAGCGCCGAGGAGGTCTGCATATAAGCTCCAGCCTCTCTCTGGTCTCCCGACTGAGCAATCACTTCTGCATAACCGCCAAGATAGGTAGAAACATTTCTCTGTAAAGGTATTTTTGATGAAACTAATAATGTCTCGGATATGCCGCTCGAGACTCCGACTTCCTCAGTGTTTACCACTCGCTTATCGTAACGATAAGCTT
This Candidatus Margulisiibacteriota bacterium DNA region includes the following protein-coding sequences:
- a CDS encoding valine--tRNA ligase codes for the protein MEKTYNPQEYESTIYKLWEDNNCFAPRGTGDPFCIVIPPPNVTGALHVGHALNNTLQDVLIRYKRMKGFNALWIPGTDHAGIATQNVVEKQLLKEHTTRHDLGREKFVEKVWSWKAEYGNRITTQLRKLGCSVDWHHERFTMDDGCSKAVRKVFVSLYKEGLIYQGNYIINWCPRCHTALSDVEVEHEDLTGSFWHIKYPFADGNGYIEIATTRPETMFGDTAIAVNPKDERYRSILGKMVIIPFSGREVPIIADDHVDPEFGTGAVKVTPAHDPNDYEIGKRHNLEFIKVMDESAIMNENVPKQYQGLDRFVCRKQLVQDLEENGYLISVKEHFYSVGHCYRCHTIVEPYLSKQWFVAMKNLAAPAIDAVRSGKVALLPARWDKLYFDWMENIRDWCISRQIWWGHRIPVWYCEDCNKVICETEDPKECDCGSHNIHQDPDVLDTWFSSALWPFSTLGWPDQTSDLATFYPTSVLVTGYDIITFWVSRMIVMGLKFMNNIPFSKVIVHGLVRDAHGKKMSKSTGNAIDPLVVMDEYGTDALRFALAHLTTSGGQDIKLSTDKIASSRNFANKIWNVSRYVVMSLEEVPAGLDPATFDLADKWILSRYNRTVEKATELLENFEYGMACSTLYQFIWNDFCDWYIEFSKRRKNESMHIVLEVLKGSLSLLHPFMPFITEVIWKIINEKTGGTDKPLIIHQWPEANRQLINDEVENSAEIVFSVIHSIRNLRADSGIAPGIKLATFFSVEDENKQKLLEAQQLYISELAQLNYTDKSGEKQKLLYTSASGIDIYIKAQGVVNIENEKDRLQKKNKSIKQEIARLEGKLNNQSFVDKAPAEVVLVEQEKLATYKEQYMRLEKQLTILS
- a CDS encoding ribosome recycling factor, whose translation is MFERLEDRMQKTLETLIKNFSSVRTGRANPDLLKRIMVDYYGSQVPIQQLANLSAPEPKIVAVQVFDRGAISSVEKAIQKSDLGLTPNTEGNIIRLIIPDLTEERRRELDKVVKRIAEEGRVAVRNLRRDALDELKKPEKDKNISEDEKKRAQDQIQKVTDKYIKKIEDMLIAKEKDLKEI
- a CDS encoding isoprenyl transferase, whose translation is MNKPEIKTVPRHVALIMDGNGRWARKRGLPRSAGHKKGIDALRRTVELSAEFGVKVLSVYVFSTENWKRPEKEVLFLMKLFESQIDRQVQDLHNNNVRVKFLGRIHELSSVLQEKIKRSEEKTKDNEKITLNVMINYGSRQEIIDAVKEIADNVRNDTLNINDLSPEEFSKYLYTKHCPDPELLIRTSGESRISNFMLWQLSYAEIYISEVLWPDFDKEEYQKALSWYDSRERRFGGL
- a CDS encoding ferredoxin → MYKIDEDACIACGSCAGSCSQDAIVENGNAYKITDACIDCGACSDTCPVSAISAE
- a CDS encoding rod shape-determining protein (functions in MreBCD complex in some organisms), which encodes MSLHKYLTDRWTKHLGIDLGTANTLVFQKGVGIVLREPSVVAIEKNTKRVLAIGKEAKGMLGRTPGNIIAVRPMRDGVIADFEVTEMMLRHFIQKVSSKSLFGKPKIVIGVPSGITGVEKRAVLDAAMQAGAKEAFLVEEPMAAAIGARLPVSEPTGSMIVDIGGGTTEVAVIALGGIVVSRSIRIAGDEMDENIVAHCRKNYNLLIGERTAETIKIAIGSAYPLKDEKTIEIRGRDLITGLPKNFTLSSSEIRDSLYESINTIVDAVRITLEQTPPELAADIMDRGIILAGGGALLPGLDKYLSQETDMKVFIADDPLSCVAYGTGAVLEEIDVLKKVLINN
- a CDS encoding UMP kinase produces the protein MRSGKYNRILLKLSGEALLGERQYGIDPKFVRYIANEIKKAHALKVQIGVVIGGGNIFRGISASVNGMDRVTADYSGMLATVMNALALQDALEKESVMTRVQTSIEMRNVAEVFIRRRAIRHLEKGRVVIFAGGTGNPYFTTDTTAALRAAEIDAEAIFKATKVDGVYDKDPVKHKDAVKFEELTYMDVLNKELKVMDTTAIALSMDNNIPIVVFNLSHPGNICKAILGENVGTRIVCNNKKEV
- the maf gene encoding septum formation protein Maf; its protein translation is MMLSILENKNIVLASASPRRKELLLKAGLTFTIIVADIDESISIEKPIENEICRLSVAKAAVVSNRHKGIIIAADTVVICDGSVLTKPKSLEDAKKKLMLLSGKVHDVLTAYTVRDTVSNKDITRCVKTEVTFFDMPEEFIDWYLSSGDYLDKAGAYAIQEKGMLLVKKIEGSYTNVVGLPVEYVFRDVIQLGIGE